The Carassius carassius chromosome 31, fCarCar2.1, whole genome shotgun sequence genome includes a region encoding these proteins:
- the LOC132111672 gene encoding eukaryotic translation initiation factor 2 subunit 1-like, giving the protein MPGLSCRFYQHRFPEVEDVVMVNVRSIAEMGAYVSLLEYNNIEGMILLSELSRRRIRSINKLIRIGRNECVVVIRVDKEKGYIDLSKRRVSPEEAIKCEDKFTKSKTVYSILRHVAEVLEYTKDEQLESLYQRTAWVFDEKYKRPGYGAYDIFKQVVSDTSILDGLDLTEEERTVLIDNINRRLTPQAVKIRADIEVACYGYEGIDAVKDALRAGLKCSTECMPIKINLIAPPRYVMTTTTLERTEGLSVLNQAMAVIKERIEEKRGVFNIQMEPKVVTDTDETELARQLERLERENAEVDGDDDAEEMEAKTDD; this is encoded by the exons ATGCCAGGACTCAGCTGTAGATTCTACCAGCACAGGTTTCCAGAGGTTGAAGATGTGGTGATGGTCAATGTCAGGTCGATAGCAGAGATGGGCGCCTATGTGAGTCTGCTGGAGTACAACAACATCGAGGGCATGATCCTGCTCAGCGAGCTCTCCAGACGACGAATCCGATCCATCAACAAACTCATCCGGATCGGCCGCAACGAGTGTGTGGTGGTCATCCGTGTGGATAAAGAGAAAG GCTACATTGATTTATCCAAAAGAAGAGTATCACCTGAAGAGGCCATTAAATGCGAAGACAAGTTCACGAAATCTAAAACT GTTTACAGCATTTTGAGGCATGTAGCTGAAGTCCTAGAATACACCAAAGATGAGCAGCTAGAGAGTCTGTACCAGCGAACCGCATGGGTGTTCGATGAGAAGTACAAACGGCCTGGATACGGCGCCTATGACATCTTTAAGCAGGTTGTGTC AGACACTTCCATTTTAGATGGCCTGGATTTGACAGAAGAGGAAAGGACTGTTCTGATTGATAACATCAACAGACGACTCACTCCGCAGGCTGTTAAAATAAGAGCCGACATTGAGGTGGCCTGCTATGGCTATGAGGGCATCGATGCAGTGAAAGATGCTTTGAGGGCTGGACTCAAGTGTTCAACGGAGTGCATGCCAATCAAG ATCAACTTGATTGCCCCTCCACGCTATGTTATGACCACAACCACATTAGAGCGCACAGAGGGCCTTTCTGTGCTCAATCAGGCCATGGCTGTCATTAAAGAGAGGATCGAAGAGAAAAGAGGCGTCTTCAACATTCAAATGGAG CCAAAAGTGGTAACGGACACCGATGAGACTGAACTGGCTCGGCAGTTAGAGCGGCTGGAGAGAGAGAATGCAGAGGTGGATGGAGACGATGATGCAGAGGAGATGGAGGCCAAGACTGATGACTAG